Below is a window of Camelina sativa cultivar DH55 chromosome 11, Cs, whole genome shotgun sequence DNA.
CAAGGGATTTAAGTTGTCTCGCTGCTGCGGTATTAAATGTCTTCTGAAAGGTAATGTAAGCTCGGATCTCGGATTGAACGGAAGAGAGATCTCCTCCGCGTCTACGTAGAGCAGATTGAAGAACTTGTATCTGCTCCATGAATGTTTCTATCAAGTCTCTTGTGAAGTCAGAGACATCGAGTAACAAGATGGATTCATCAAGAGCGTCTTCCACAAGTTTCGCGTTGCGACCAAGGCGGAGAGCTTTTTGGCCTTGAGGAGAAGATATGACTTGTTCATTGACAAATTCATAGAGCTCCACGAGCTTAGCAAGTCCAAGTTGGATCCTTGAAGAAGCTGACGAAGAAGAGTTTAAAGCTTGAATCTTTTTCAGTTCTTCTTCGACTCTCTGTGCTTTAGGATGGATTAGTCTTGTAGGCAAACTAATAGACCTAGCAGGTACATGCGTAGTCGctgctgaagaagatgattcagCCATTTTTAGCTCTGAagcaaaacagagaaatcaaaagcCTTAAACGTGGAAATGGGTTATGGTGGGTCAATAAGGTTCAGAGACTccaaaagatatataatagAGGAACGCGTCACAGATAAATCCAAAAGGAacctttaaaaggttttcatgTAATATAGCAAATTGGGCATGtgttaaaaaccttataaagtGAGGATATTTGCACAATTATCCgtttttacttaatttaatcATCTTTATGTGGTTATGAAACAAGCAACGTCGAGCTATCTTGATTATAGATTGAAAAGAATTTCAGGAGAGCCATCTGGGACGGGGGTAAAGATCGGGCTCCATCTGgtacgatatcatagttctcatgggaAACCAGGACGTTTTCCCTTTAAACAATAAGAGTAGTAGGAGAATCTTGTTCAATAAAGTCGTGGTACGATTCATTTCCTACTCATAGTGCGTATTTATTTCCGTAGtatttctgttattttaatGGGAGACAGAGAGACATAAGTTGTAATACACtaatatagagaaaaagaacatcacagaagagagaagaaataagcccaaaaaaataaaggaatacAATTAATTATACCAAATGATTTGAAGGGAGTCATCAGAAAAAGAATAGAGTATTAGCACAATGTTGACCGCTTGTCCTTTGTAAATCTTTCTCTAATTGATGCCATGAACATTGTCTTCACTGAAACGTCACAATACCCTGCACCTACTTATTAGTGTTAACAAATATTCTTCTTTTAGtctttttccttttgtcttTAGAGAAAGTATATAATCACCGGAGATTACCGTATCGCTTCTCTAACTTCTGCACAAAGAGAAAAGAGNCAGCCATTTTTAGCTCTGAagcaaaacagagaaatcaaaagcCTTAAACGTGGAAATGGGTTATGGTGGGTCAATAAGGTTCAGAGACTccaaaagatatataatagAGGAACGCGTCACAGATAAATCCAAAAGGAacctttaaaaggttttcatgTAATATAGCAAATTGGGCATGtgttaaaaaccttataaagtGAGGATATTTGCACAATTATCCgtttttacttaatttaatcATCTTTATGTGGTTATGAAACAAGCAACGTCGAGCTATCTTGATTATAGATTGAAAAGAATTTCAGGAGAGCCATCTGGGACGGGGGTAAAGATCGGGCTCCATCTGgtacgatatcatagttctcatgggaAACCAGGACGTTTTCCCTTTAAACAATAAGAGTAGTAGGAGAATCTTGTTCAATAAAGTCGTGGTACGATTCATTTCCTACTCATAGTGCGTATTTATTTCCGTAGtatttctgttattttaatGGGAGACAGAGAGACATAAGTTGTAATACACtaatatagagaaaaagaacatcacagaagagagaagaaataagcccaaaaaaataaaggaatacAATTAATTATACCAAATGATTTGAAGGGAGTCATCAGAAAAAGAATAGAGTATTAGCACAATGTTGACCGCTTGTCCTTTGTAAATCTTTCTCTAATTGATGCCATGAACATTGTCTTCACTGAAACGTCACAATACCCTGCACCTACTTATTAGTGTTAACAAATATTCTTCTTTTAGtctttttccttttgtcttTAGAGAAAGTATATAATCACCGGAGATTACCGTATCGCTTCTCTAACTTCTGCACAAAGAGAAAAGAGCAGAACAATCTTTGATCAGATACTGTTGTCTGATTAACCAGAGAACATATCTAATTTCGGTTGAGATTTAGATATTTACCCaaggaaatttgttttttttttcctttaggaATCATCAGGGAAAGCACAGTAAAAGCATCCATAAAATATCACATAATTTGCTccaaatttatttcttataagAAGAGTGTAAATGGACAAGGACAATAAACGTTAACGTAAGAATACTAAGAGACATATACAGGTCCCAGGGAATAGAACAGTATCAATGCTAACTAGCCTAACGTTTCTCAATAATGATGTATTAGCCATTTAGCAGTATATTTTGGTAATGTCTAAGCATTTCTATTAATTCAATATCTTGGCATGTTATAAAGAGNNNNNNNNNNNNNNNNNNNNNNNNNNNNNNNNNNNNNNNNNNNNNNNNNNNNNNNNNNNNNNNNNNNNNNNNNNNNNNNNNNNNNNNNNNNNNNNNNNNNNNNNNNNNNNNNNNNNNNNNNNNNNNNNNNNNNNNNNNNNNNNNNNNNNNNNNNNNNNNNNNNNNNNNNNNNNNNNNNNNNNNNNNNNNNNNNNNNNNNNNNNNNNNNNNNNNNNNNNNNNNNNNNNNNNNNNNNNNNNNNNNNNNNNNNNNNNNNNNNNNNNNNNNNNNNNNNNNNNNNNNNNNNNNNNNNNNNNNNNNNNNNNNNNNNNNNNNNNNNNNNNNNNNNNNNNNNNNNNNNNNNNNNNNNNNNNNNNNNNNNNNNNNNNNNNNNNNNNNNNNNNNNNNNNNNNNNNNNNNNNNNNNNNNNNNNNNNNNNNNNNNNNNNNNNNNNNNNNNNNNNNNNNNNNNNNNNNNNNNNNNNNNNNNNNNNNNNNNNNNNNNNNNNNNNNNNNNNNNNNNNNNNNNNNNNNNNNNNNNNNNNNNNNNNNNNNNNNNNNNNNNNNNNNNNNNNNNNNNNNNNNNNNNNNNNNNNNNNNNNNNNNNNNNNNNNNNNNNNNNNNNNNNNNNNNNNNNNNNNNNNNNNNNNNNNNNNNNNNNNNNNNNNNNNNNNNNNNNNNNNNNNNNNNNNNNNNNNNNNNNNNNNNNNNNNNNNNNNNNNNNNNNNNNNNNNNNNNNNNNNNNNNNNNNNNNNNNNNNNNNNNNNNNNNNNNNNNNNNNNNNNNNNNNNNNNNNNNNNNNNNNNNNNNNNNNNNNNNNNNNNNNNNNNNNNNNNNNNNNNNNNNNNNNNNNNNNNNNNNNNNTAACTAGCCTAACGTTTCTCAATAATGATGTATTAGCAATTTAGCAGTATATTTTGGTAATGTCTAAGCATTTCTATTAATTCAATATCTTGACATGTTATAAAGAGAAATGCTAAACAAATGATTAATGAAAAAAGGTTCTACGACAAAAGTTTCTCAATGCTATTCTCATACGGTTACGTCATttacaagaaatcaagaaaaagtaAAACAGAGCCATTTCTTGGCCGTAGGTTTAGCGCCATCTCGTTTCCTCTGTGAAGCTGCCTTGCTGGAGCTCC
It encodes the following:
- the LOC104721212 gene encoding uncharacterized protein LOC104721212; this encodes MAESSSSAATTHVPARSISLPTRLIHPKAQRVEEELKKIQALNSSSSASSRIQLGLAKLVELYEFVNEQVISSPQGQKALRLGRNAKLVEDALDESILLLDVSDFTRDLIETFMEQIQVLQSALRRRGGDLSSVQSEIRAYITFQKTFNTAAARQLKSLARTQTKKKPSVIKQSGDLDQHSSMISNIISQSNASTISIFKSLLQFLTSPGEKQRKNGETGCVENSMIRSFYGRIIRRKIGKVIDAQTMLGRLAMLSFSLEAIKDELSHLSRRLIQYRASLLNIVTP